In Parasteatoda tepidariorum isolate YZ-2023 chromosome 8, CAS_Ptep_4.0, whole genome shotgun sequence, the DNA window atcgtttttgcacatttgacttcaacactttttcttacaattatatacagtttatatttaattattatttttttgtattttgcttgtttcgaataatactcGTCGTAcacctatttctaccacaaccagtcatttgaccgggagaacaattGATTGCTTTAGAAGGTTATCGGTTCAGAAATTACGATGTAATGCATACTCAAATTATTGCATTCTATTAGTTGCATATTTCTTCAAAGACTGCTGTTAACTGCtgttcaatcagaataactgtaaattcaaatttcaagaaagtacctgaaattttagattggcattttcgtgtaagaaaaagtgataaaaacaaaatgttgttGTGGTTAgttgcttatattttattgtgataGCTTTACTTCCTGAAACGGTGGTATTTGTTTAAGTTAGCAACTGCTCTTTCCATTCTAGTTCGGGTAAGTCAAGCCTGCCAATTATCAATTCTCCACGTGGCTCACTTTATATACTTTCACAAAGGTTCTTTtccaaagatttcaatttttcacaatatattttttacttaacacaaagataggcacgaagccatgtataacataaacaaacaaattatgaatcGAAGTAGCCAGACacacgaaacaaaaatatatcacggttacaataaaatgcataaacaaataataaatctaatttaaataaatgacatagacgaaaaagaattatatttcaacaaattcgatgtttGAATCTGTGCTGtaaattaacttcacgttaattaacattctaacttatgtgaaGAAATTTGACCATTTTGTATATAAAAGATCAGCTGGTGCTGACATCATATGTCACGTGTCAGGGTatctgtgatcttcttcttgaagtacaagtacccaattttgaaactgttttatCGTAACTCTTTACCTACGCATAATATGAAGATTTCAAAAcagtatagtttattttaacttaagaaattccattgctattttttttaatttaaaaaaacattttgtaatgaGACTGAAAACACTTCTacctaattttataatcaatacgATTCTACTTAGATTATCACCTCCTTTTTCGGGATGCATCGTCGAAGCAGCTGAAGAATGCAAAACTGGATTTGAAGATGTGGCGCGCATGGCTTTTTCAATTCAAACAGACATCTGCACTGAAGGAACTCCATCCAACCAaggtgaaaaattattaattaattatatatgcCCAACTGCTACATAATACGTATCTTGAGCCGTggttcagaggatagagcgttcgccttccaatgaggtgaaccgagttcgaatcgaAGCGATGGCtcgtcgatacgaattccgcacctgacTTGCACCAAAaaaagtgctgacgtaaaatatccacattggtagacagatcatgagttagaatccccttgccgtcaggcttatCGTGGTTTTCCGcacaacgcaaatgcgggttagttccatcacaaaaagtcatccacgatggcaaatttctatcaatactcgatccaggagcgtctttgtcttctgaattgggttcaaaattataaggttgCAGAGTTGAACATAGGTACTTGTacactcaaaattgggtcggcttttgacaacgacggtaataaaataaaatatataacaatactttaaaatatgtatatataatactttatttatacgtatattataatactttatgGAAAACATTACATATTTGTTTCGAAACGCTATTCACCTTACTTGTACTTTACAGAAGAAATTTTGacagaaaatacaaaaagctcatttctttcaaaaatttcaaatttaaatatttgcgaTTAAGTACAAAGTTAGGCTTAAAAAGCTTGAGTGTGGATTAAATTCAAACGggattaatactttttttaaaaaaacagacagATAGTATTGACAGATTGCATTGATTGCTGTGACAGATTGCATTGACCCGAGAGGgctaattttaaactacaaatatttctcaaatagAAAGTAGAAAAGTGAGATAGTATCAGAAATGCAGCGGTAATAGCGGTACTCTAATTCTGGTTTTTAGAGACAAGTATGAGTATACCACAGATTACGTGTAACTAATTAGTCAGTGTCTATTTGCATGtgagtatttaaaatgaatgtaaagTCGTGTTAAGGTGGATGTGTCCAAAGCAGAAGAATGAGCATCAGTGCAAAGTTTTATATCAGATGGTGATTGCAATGAGGACATGTATCGTtcgaatatttactttttatagcaTTGTTCTGGAAAAACAGCTGTAAACGAACAGTGTAAAAATTTCTGTGAAATGCATACATTAATACCATTTCTGTTAAACAGCTCTAAATGGTATCATTTTTAGTATCAGAAGCTGGTTGCGCCCTTCCTTCTTTTATTTCAGACTAAGTGCAGCACAAATATCACGATTTgtaactttttgaatatttactaaatgaataattccaagaaactaAAACGATAAGATATTACCTAATTGGAAGTTTCATTGGATTCTCAATCACAAATGTGAAATTACAGTCGAAACGAATGAAGATTTCAATCAGGTAATATTTGAATACCAACAACACCAAACCAAACAACATCATACCAAGCAACCAATCAGTACCAAACAACAGCACTAAAATCATGAGGgatcataaaatttgtttaccctTGATTTTAAGAGATGTGATATTGATGCACGCCCTTCACAAGAACTTTTCCATCATTCGTTTACAGAAACAGTGTCCTCTGTAAAGATTAAGCTTTCCAGGATAAATGATCGCATTGTATTCTCtttctatttctaaaaatcataCTTCTGCGTGTTGTTCTGTTCCGGATGCATCCATCTGAACTCAATTTAACATTCACTTTAAATCCTCTCATGTGAATTGATTATTCAGTTATATGCAATTTGTTATACGTCCCTCTTACAGTAATTTATAACCCTGGTGTGTAGCGTAGATCCAATTACTGTATTTCTGACTATATCACGTTTGTCCACTTTTTCTTTGGGCAACTCTCATAGTCGTAGTAGGGGTGAttagataagaagaaaaatgatcCCGTAGAACTTGAGGTAGCTCGAAAGATTGAGGCTTTCAGCAGACTTCCCACGATGTTTTATGTACTTGCCTGCTCAAATTCACCATTTTTTCATGACCGATACGTACAatgccaacttttttttttcttaccgtGATTTTTCCTCATTAGTACATTCATAATTTCTGAAGGATCTTAGTTATCCGTTGTTCAAAGAAAtcgtatttttaatcattattaaaggCATTTGAAAGGTAATAGAACGATTTAAGACTTTAACGCAATATTTTGCATGTTTGCGTAGCCCAGTAACTTAAAAACAGTTTCTGTTCTTTACAGAGCTATCGTAGGGCATACTTGCGAGAAAGTGCTGAATCTCTCGGATTAAATCGATTTAAGAATGTTCCTCTTTCACGTTGTCTGCgtcatataaaaatgataaaaagattaCGGAGAGACTTAGCACTTTCTAGTAGCATCCGCATATTTATGCACATATATTATGCGCAGCATGGTGACTACGAAACCATCTCTGTCTTCTACTGAGCCTACGTATAGCATACGTACGTGAATGTACATACTGCTACGTGAAAGAGTCAAATCACTCAATTTGTACCCCTTCCTTATACCCCTGGCTACCTAAAAATCATCTTATCCTATGTCTACATCTCTacaggaaattattttattatattttttaaatcttaccgttttgtattttctgaaacttttcaaaaaatattatgcttgaTCTGTTTTTATACATTGATTTATTGAATGAGGAGTATTGTTCTGATTTTTGTTTAAgctcagttatttttatttatttactttcaattcagtgtggctgggtggcgcagtgggtttgtcgtcggccttctgagcccaagtctacGGGTTTGATCCCCGGATTTTCGgtatgcagaaaatcctcagctgCCATATCGTATGATTATgtggcatgtaaaagatccctggagtgccttcttggcatttccggcacaATTAAACTCCTAGTGcgctttagcatccaaatagaatCCCGGTGCTGCCAtatagtgtggcagaaactagacgtccaaattaacatgaccaacggtatctcacccattgtggtggtcctgaaagagtggataccacctctggagaacgcactaggtctgctcatcggcaagaccgatagtgcagctcattggaaataaaaaaataaaaaactttcagttcagttattaaaattttgcgttatttttaattttgttgtgaaCTCAATAAtttcatagcatttttaaactgattgcaatgcaattatttcattcttattttttagcattaaagaaTGATCCAAAATGTTCAATTGAAACAATGATGGACTCAGAGGGATGCCACGGCGTTCTTGAACAACCTCAAATAATGAATCCTAAAGATGTATCTTGCAAGTAtgtataagcttttttttcacttgagaGATTTGCAACAGTTTGCAACAGTGAGAGTTTTTTGAGAGAAGCAACTGTGGCTTCTGTAACTGTGGAGCAGTGTGCTTTAAAACTTGAATGATTTGTTGTAAACTTCTGTAGATTTAAAACTGtgttaaaaacacttttaattctgaagaatttttttaaattctgttaaaaatattttcaaactttccataagttttgaaaatatgttggaagcttttatctttgaaactttgttaaaaattattctcaaattaACCCTCTGACCACTAACGGGACTCATTTGTcctaacaaatgtttaaaaattactaatgggGTGAAAAGCACATAGAAAGTCATTGTAATATGTCCCAGTCGTAGAGTCGAACCAAATATACGTGTTTCATGGGTCAAATATCCACTAGATGGCGCTAAAGAGTTTCTTGCATGAAATAGCATTATGATTTTGCGTTGGGACAGATATATCCCACTAGTATTCTTCATTGGGACAGATATATCCCACTCGTCTTCTTCATTGGGATTGTTAtgttcattcatattttattcatattttctcaaatgaaCATAGAAAAAAGATCAAATATGAGTTGTTCAATGTGTAATGCCGGGTAATGCAAAGATTGCTTCACCCTGTATCATACCATGTAAAGAAAAAGTccatagaataaatttttccgGAAAATTTAAGTCGATCTCTACAGGTGGGACATATGTATCCCACCATTAAGTACGGCCGGGACATATATGTCACAGTCTCTAAATTGATAACCGCTTGTCAAAAAAATCCCAAATACTAAATTTGCCTTAATTGTGACCTATTTTGTCCTTTTGAATTATAAACTgaacaaaaaaatcatgtttttaaattcgtagtcaaagggttaaaaactTCACTAAAAACTATTCtgaactttgaaattttgtaaaaaaaattagtcttcTTAACTTTGgagctttgataaaaattattctcaactTTGAAgctttatataaaactattctCAACTTCgaaatttcgtaaaaaactATTCTCAACTTTCAACACTCATCGACATTTGAAGTCTTGAAGCTTTGTTAAAAGCTATTTTCAACTTTGAAGTCTTGTTAAAAGCTATAATTAGCTTTGATGCTttgttagaaaatgtttttaagagaaTGAGGCACAATCTGTAATAAAAAGGGGCATATGtaacatataataatataagattttaaaacacTCTTCATTAACATAACATCAGCAGTAACCTAAACTTTTAAAACGCTCTTTAGAAAATCTtaatcttttaacttttaaaaactcaacTTATATTTCCTcagattttctgaaatttatttaatataaaatattagaacatCTGTaggaaatttcgaaatttaatacattttcaaactaaacattttattctaaatagaaTTTGAAGTCACTGTATAAGgtttctggatcaaattacggtaaaaagtatcgggGCATTTAAGATGCTGGTTcatttttacatgaattttcaaattcatgttCATCGGAATATCTTACGAGacttattactgcaaaaattacggtaaaaatagatttcacggtataatgaatttttacggatgatgcacccaaactGCCGGTACTTTACATTGcgatttgatctggaattttttagagtgtaatttttttttcaatcccaaatttttcgtaaatattttttaataaaattttgtcttattaattagtaaaattatcacaaagtttttaataattatttatttattacagttttgAATACGTAGAAACTGTGCGAAAATGCATGTTTCGCAAATTTGAAACTTGTCGGCCAGCAACACAAAAGGTATTTCGTGCTTTCTTTGGAAGTCAAATTCacttaatgaagaaaatatgcGACTTAATGCCTTCATCATAAGAAATGTGGAAAAAGAATTAAGTACATGAGTTGTTTTCTGAAAACTAAAATGTGTACCAAACTatctaaataaaagattttgtcTTAGTTGTGTTCTTATAAAATTCTTCACATTACAATATTCAGTTATAATATTCTGTTCTTTTTTAACTTGACGAAAGTATCCGGACTCCCAATTGTAAGAAGTGTCTTGACGCGTGCATCAATAAAGAAGGAAACCAACATATGatgttaatttactttttcatcgATGAGAGATTGCACATATTCTTTCCACCATTTTTTGATAGGTGGCCATAGGAATTGAATACAAAATGTCCATCACAGCTGAGGTAAGTTCTGGTAAGGCGGATGGTCAATTTAGCCGGTTACGTAATCTGCATTCAAATTCTCCTCCAAGTTACTCTATGAGATTTAAGTCAGGTTCCCTAGAAAGCCAAACTAGTGTTGAAACACTCCTTTTGTTAAATCGTAGCTGCGCAAGTCTCGATGGGTAAATGGAACAATCAAAGAGGAAAGAGCCTTGTTCCAAAATATTGCCATACAATTGAGAAGACAGAATTGTTCAAAATGTCCTCATACATCTCTGACTTCTTTCCTTTGACTTTCCACCAGTTTTTGATGTGGCCAGGTGTCTTTCACAGCTGAAGCAAGTTCTGGTAGTGAGGATGGTTTATTTGGTTGGTTATGCACTTCACCTCTTATTACGTTCTTAACCTCAGGAACTAAGGGGCCCAGGAAAAACGTCCCACGTGGGTGTCTGGTACTTTTGTACATTATCAGTTTTTAAAGGACACGAACATTATCCAGAATGTCCACATACATCTCTGAGTTGTGTTTTTTAACTTCAAGAACTAAGGGACCCTGGAAAAACGCTGGAAAAATCCCCACACAATTATGCTACCATGGGTGTCTGATACTTTTGTACAAGTAGGATTAGTTTTTAGGGGGCACAAACATTGTCCAGAATGTCCACATGCAATCTCTGAGTTCTTGTTTTCAACCTCGGAAACTGAGAGGCCCAGAAAAAACACTGGAAAATATCACCACACAACTATGCTTTCATGGGTGTCTGGTACTTTGGTGcagataaattagtttttaggaAACACGGACAGCTAGAGTGTCCGTTGAAAACATGAACATCTCTGAATTCATGTTTTCAACTTCAGGAGCTAAGGGACCCAAGAAAGCACTGGAAAGCACCCTCACACAACTATGCTGCCACGGGTATCAGGTACTTTTGTACGGATAGTATAAGTTTTGGTGAAGAACAAGaccataaaagagaaaatttattaagtttttttatttttttattcacactaATGTGAAATTTCtctaatttcataaattgttttgcttaattttaaattgaagggTTTTCTAACGATAAATTCTAGAGATTTGGATAAAAAtacatgtaataataaaaaatactaaaattaactCTACTGTCTCAAATATCAACAGAAGCTATTTTAAATCTATCGACGGatgataattgaaaaataaatctgcacAAGACTTAAATTTGTTCTACTTTAGCAGTGTTTGagaagaataataaaacaaaaataacttttgacgCATTCCAAATTCCCTCCGAAAAAAGTATTCATTTCACGCCCCTCAAACCcccaaaaattgttttacaataattatttttcaacaacatCATCCTTAGCAATCATTAGATGaaacttatgaaaaattacGAAACTTTGAAATGAACtttgaatgaattatgaaactttcagaaaaattaattaatcagaa includes these proteins:
- the LOC107440626 gene encoding uncharacterized protein, with the translated sequence MSLFLSNLFKTSKVLLNPVLYNIKFCVMQLFSCIVLCVLVSFVACDFACFNRTLASCETDYMLNHKIKDFSFCELSPPFSGCIVEAAEECKTGFEDVARMAFSIQTDICTEGTPSNQALKNDPKCSIETMMDSEGCHGVLEQPQIMNPKDVSCNFEYVETVRKCMFRKFETCRPATQKVFRAFFGSQIHLMKKICDLMPSS